The proteins below are encoded in one region of Methanofollis aquaemaris:
- a CDS encoding STAS domain-containing protein — MEMRSEREDALLTVMVNGRLDGYAAEELKAGIDGALQDDDRAVVVDLAGTDYLSSAGIRVFLALQKQMKARGGCMALCNVEKYPMEVLSMAGFDRVFSIVPSREEARRMCLRKEDTLSLIADLEQPADEIDGMKFRFEPGTRAAAHLRMHGDLDTLLHARLTREGVRAVPLSELGYALGIGALGGSRDEAVGHLGEMVSLRGAMAWLPTDGHGAPDFLVPATPGGGEGAAYTAFDLALDGSFHEVAVVEAGSEEGFTLEALYRALLALAQRRRSEFRGVVATALWGVTTGVAGAAMTRVPFAEEGLGPDETDRWVERREGLRHGGDTLLSFGIAVDRATGPGEIAALCPPLPGEPEEEGLCYHAHGAVFRHVPWDQSASLEKGIDRCFADGEVVDVCHLLGSTRLRRAKVGVAYITPVMQA; from the coding sequence ATGGAGATGAGATCCGAACGTGAGGACGCCCTCCTCACCGTCATGGTGAACGGGCGGCTTGATGGATATGCGGCTGAAGAACTGAAGGCAGGGATCGACGGCGCCCTGCAGGACGACGACCGGGCGGTGGTCGTCGACCTTGCCGGGACAGATTACCTGAGCAGCGCCGGGATCCGGGTCTTCCTCGCCCTCCAGAAGCAGATGAAGGCGCGGGGAGGGTGTATGGCCCTCTGCAACGTGGAAAAATACCCGATGGAGGTGCTCTCGATGGCCGGGTTCGACCGCGTCTTCTCGATTGTCCCATCGCGGGAGGAGGCGAGGAGGATGTGTCTGCGCAAGGAGGACACGCTCTCGCTCATCGCCGACCTGGAACAGCCTGCGGATGAAATCGACGGGATGAAGTTCAGGTTCGAACCTGGCACGCGTGCGGCCGCCCATCTCAGGATGCACGGCGACCTCGACACCCTCCTCCATGCCCGCCTCACCCGCGAGGGGGTGCGGGCCGTCCCGCTCTCCGAACTGGGATATGCCCTCGGGATCGGGGCGCTCGGCGGCAGCAGAGACGAGGCGGTCGGGCACCTCGGGGAGATGGTCTCCCTGCGCGGGGCGATGGCCTGGCTGCCGACCGACGGCCACGGTGCCCCTGACTTCCTGGTGCCGGCGACCCCCGGCGGCGGAGAAGGAGCGGCGTACACCGCCTTCGACCTGGCGCTCGACGGGTCGTTCCATGAGGTGGCGGTCGTCGAGGCGGGTTCTGAGGAGGGCTTCACCCTTGAGGCGCTGTACCGCGCGCTCCTCGCCCTGGCGCAGAGGCGCCGGTCCGAGTTTAGAGGGGTCGTTGCGACCGCCCTCTGGGGCGTGACCACCGGCGTGGCCGGCGCGGCGATGACGCGGGTGCCGTTCGCGGAGGAGGGACTCGGCCCCGACGAGACTGATCGATGGGTCGAGCGGCGAGAAGGCCTGCGGCATGGCGGCGACACCCTCCTCTCCTTCGGGATCGCGGTCGACCGTGCCACGGGTCCGGGGGAGATCGCCGCCCTCTGCCCGCCCCTCCCTGGCGAACCGGAAGAAGAAGGCCTCTGCTATCATGCCCATGGGGCAGTCTTCAGGCACGTCCCCTGGGACCAGAGCGCCAGCCTGGAAAAAGGGATCGACCGGTGTTTTGCCGACGGGGAAGTCGTGGACGTCTGCCACCTCCTGGGCTCGACGCGGCTGCGGCGGGCAAAGGTGGGGGTGGCGTACATCACCCCGGTCATGCAGGCGTGA
- a CDS encoding AI-2E family transporter, giving the protein MHECQGKRDIFITLLTMVIVLIAAISFWRLVNPLIVGISVAIVLIPFQRRLAASMNCYLSSALITVSVFIVAFFAIFSTLTILVQNAGYLQEMIGVIIEWLRSLSGTHIHANIPFPEIQPLFNAFITDLEVTLLSYLTMVPMMVVEMIIFFLTVYFLLVTGDRIWADIKSVIPMRSREAFRVYAKTVSDTLYSILVVHISIAVITFFLAIPFFSILGYEHVVFFSVLSGLFAVIPLIGPVFLIVFLGVYALALGDWRGLALLALIGYPVVCGLPDLYLRPVLMGRRIEIRPVLIFMAFFGGMAVMGVMGFILGPLLVALLLAGYRVMVAEYGNPEGVEGAVDTGDTTPSPFFLKVPAFLRHSGAQTMEHEMEDGLGDDRNKRET; this is encoded by the coding sequence ATGCATGAATGCCAGGGAAAGCGGGACATCTTCATCACCCTTCTGACGATGGTGATCGTCCTCATCGCTGCAATCTCCTTCTGGCGGCTGGTGAACCCGCTCATCGTCGGGATCTCGGTTGCCATCGTGTTGATACCGTTCCAGCGCCGTCTTGCCGCCTCGATGAACTGTTATCTCTCGTCGGCGCTCATTACCGTCAGCGTCTTTATCGTCGCCTTCTTCGCCATATTCTCCACCCTGACGATTCTCGTTCAGAACGCCGGTTATCTGCAAGAGATGATCGGTGTTATCATCGAATGGCTCAGGAGTCTTTCGGGCACCCATATCCACGCGAATATTCCGTTCCCGGAGATCCAACCCCTCTTCAACGCCTTTATCACCGACCTTGAGGTCACGCTCCTCAGTTATCTCACCATGGTGCCGATGATGGTCGTGGAGATGATCATCTTCTTCCTCACTGTCTACTTCCTCCTGGTCACCGGCGACCGGATCTGGGCCGATATCAAGAGCGTGATCCCGATGCGCTCGCGCGAGGCCTTCAGGGTTTATGCGAAGACGGTCTCCGACACCCTGTACTCGATCCTGGTGGTGCACATCTCCATCGCGGTGATCACCTTCTTCCTTGCCATCCCCTTCTTCTCCATCCTGGGGTACGAGCATGTGGTCTTCTTCTCGGTCCTCTCCGGCCTCTTCGCGGTCATCCCGCTCATCGGCCCGGTCTTCCTCATCGTCTTCCTCGGCGTCTATGCCCTGGCGCTCGGTGACTGGCGAGGCCTGGCCCTCCTCGCCCTTATCGGCTACCCGGTCGTCTGCGGTCTTCCCGATCTCTACCTGCGGCCGGTGCTGATGGGCCGGCGGATCGAGATCAGGCCGGTGCTCATCTTCATGGCCTTCTTCGGCGGGATGGCGGTGATGGGCGTGATGGGTTTCATCCTCGGTCCGCTCCTGGTCGCCCTCCTCCTCGCGGGCTACCGAGTGATGGTGGCCGAGTACGGCAATCCCGAGGGAGTGGAAGGTGCCGTCGATACGGGCGACACGACTCCGTCCCCGTTTTTCCTGAAGGTTCCCGCGTTCCTTCGCCATTCTGGGGCGCAGACGATGGAGCATGAGATGGAAGACGGCCTTGGCGATGACCGGAATAAAAGAGAGACCTGA
- a CDS encoding fasciclin domain-containing protein, which produces MQQRAVQAQKNIVETAIDAGQFTTLVAAVKAAGLVETLSSPGPFTVFAPNDAAFAKIPKETIDHLMENPTQLAEVLKYHVVSGTHMADDIVKMRSIKSLQGSDLEVDTTRGVRINGVSVIQPDIVCSNGVCHVIDSVLIPK; this is translated from the coding sequence ATGCAACAGAGAGCAGTTCAAGCACAGAAAAATATCGTGGAGACCGCGATCGATGCCGGGCAGTTCACCACCCTGGTCGCAGCAGTGAAGGCGGCGGGTCTGGTCGAGACGCTCAGCAGTCCGGGGCCTTTCACGGTCTTTGCACCAAATGACGCCGCCTTCGCCAAGATCCCGAAGGAGACGATCGACCACCTGATGGAGAACCCAACCCAGCTGGCCGAGGTTCTGAAATATCATGTGGTCTCGGGCACGCACATGGCCGACGACATCGTGAAGATGCGCTCGATCAAGTCGCTGCAGGGCTCGGACCTCGAGGTCGACACCACCCGCGGCGTCAGGATCAACGGGGTCAGCGTCATCCAGCCAGACATCGTCTGTTCGAACGGTGTCTGCCATGTCATCGACTCGGTGCTGATCCCGAAATAA
- the uvrB gene encoding excinuclease ABC subunit UvrB translates to MTEFELDAAFVPKGSQPGAIKALTGGIEGGERFQTLLGVTGSGKTFTVANVIEAVQRPTLVLAHNKTLAAQLYHEFSGFFPQNRVEYFVSYYDYYQPESYLPRKDQYIEKVTAVNPKIEQMRLAATASVLSRPDTIIVASVSCIYGLGNPANFRGMGFELKRGDRVRRADLMERLVEIQYERNDLDLAPGRFRAKGDTIDLIPAYFNDIIRIELFGDEVDRISEIDAVTGKRKETMEYFYLYPARHFVATEEERKRAVVSIKEELDEVLPTLDIFEAHRLEQRVLFDIEMIEETGACKGIENYSRHFDGRTSGEKPYCLLDYFPDDFLMVVDESHQTLPQVRGMYHGDRSRKETLVKYGFRLPSAFDNRPLTFDEFEGYMKNVICVSATPGEYELKHSAAVVEQIIRPTGLVDPVVEVRPVEGQVEDVMEEIRRTVDRGDRVLVTTLTKRLAEELTDFLAEQGIKTRYLHSEINALERSEIIRRLRLGTFDVLVGINLLREGLDIPEVGFVGILDADKEGFLRDARSLIQTIGRAARNVNARVILYADRETDSIRTALAETERRRQMQVAYNRAHGIVPQTVTKPVPAKEVDLTDTKHVPKAEIPNLIIEMEAQMHEAAERLDFERAILLRDQVRELKAKHGSSTV, encoded by the coding sequence ATGACTGAATTTGAATTGGATGCGGCATTTGTCCCGAAGGGTTCGCAGCCAGGGGCGATCAAAGCACTGACCGGCGGGATCGAGGGGGGCGAGCGGTTCCAGACCCTCCTTGGCGTCACGGGATCGGGGAAGACCTTCACGGTCGCCAACGTCATCGAGGCGGTGCAGCGGCCGACCCTGGTGCTCGCCCACAACAAGACCCTGGCGGCACAACTCTACCACGAGTTCTCGGGATTTTTCCCCCAGAACCGGGTGGAGTACTTCGTCTCGTACTACGACTACTACCAGCCCGAATCGTACCTCCCGAGAAAGGACCAGTATATCGAGAAGGTCACCGCCGTCAACCCCAAGATCGAGCAGATGCGTCTTGCGGCCACGGCCTCGGTGCTCTCGCGGCCAGACACCATCATCGTCGCCTCGGTCTCCTGCATCTACGGCCTGGGCAACCCGGCGAACTTCAGGGGGATGGGCTTTGAGCTGAAGCGCGGGGACCGCGTGCGGCGGGCCGACCTCATGGAACGTCTGGTCGAGATCCAGTACGAACGCAACGACCTCGACCTCGCACCCGGCCGGTTCAGGGCGAAGGGCGACACCATCGACCTCATCCCGGCGTACTTCAACGACATCATCAGGATCGAACTCTTCGGCGACGAGGTGGACCGGATATCAGAGATCGATGCGGTCACCGGGAAGAGGAAGGAGACGATGGAGTACTTCTATCTCTACCCGGCCCGCCACTTCGTCGCCACCGAGGAGGAGCGCAAACGCGCGGTCGTCTCCATCAAAGAGGAACTCGACGAGGTGCTCCCGACCCTCGACATCTTCGAGGCCCACCGTCTCGAACAGCGGGTCCTCTTCGATATCGAGATGATCGAGGAGACGGGGGCCTGCAAGGGGATCGAGAATTATTCCCGCCACTTCGACGGGCGCACGTCCGGCGAGAAACCGTACTGTCTCCTCGACTATTTCCCTGACGACTTCCTGATGGTCGTCGACGAGAGCCACCAGACCCTCCCGCAGGTGCGGGGGATGTACCACGGCGACCGTTCCCGCAAAGAGACCCTGGTGAAGTACGGCTTCCGCCTCCCCTCGGCCTTCGACAACCGCCCCCTCACCTTCGACGAGTTCGAGGGCTACATGAAGAACGTCATCTGCGTCTCGGCGACGCCCGGCGAGTACGAACTGAAGCACTCCGCGGCGGTCGTCGAGCAGATCATCAGGCCGACCGGGCTCGTGGACCCGGTGGTGGAGGTGCGTCCCGTCGAGGGGCAGGTGGAGGACGTGATGGAGGAGATCAGGCGGACAGTCGACCGCGGCGACCGGGTGCTGGTCACCACGCTCACCAAGCGGCTTGCCGAGGAACTGACCGACTTCCTCGCGGAGCAGGGGATCAAGACCAGGTATCTCCACTCTGAGATCAACGCCCTCGAACGCAGCGAGATCATCCGCCGCCTCCGCCTGGGCACCTTCGACGTGCTGGTCGGGATCAACCTTCTGCGCGAAGGGCTCGATATCCCGGAGGTCGGGTTTGTCGGGATCCTGGACGCCGACAAGGAGGGATTTCTCCGCGACGCCCGCAGTCTCATCCAGACCATCGGCCGGGCGGCACGCAATGTCAACGCCCGCGTGATACTCTACGCCGACCGCGAGACCGACTCGATCCGCACCGCCCTCGCCGAGACCGAACGCCGCCGGCAGATGCAGGTCGCCTACAACCGGGCGCACGGGATCGTGCCGCAGACGGTCACCAAACCGGTCCCGGCAAAGGAGGTGGACCTCACCGACACGAAGCATGTCCCGAAGGCCGAGATCCCCAACCTCATCATCGAGATGGAGGCGCAGATGCACGAGGCGGCGGAGCGCCTCGACTTCGAGCGGGCGATCCTTTTGCGCGACCAGGTGAGGGAGTTGAAGGCGAAGCATGGATCTTCAACGGTCTGA
- the uvrC gene encoding excinuclease ABC subunit UvrC, whose product MIDLALVPEEPGCYLYRDADGTVIYVGKAKHLKRRVSSYFQKHDHDAKTQKLVGQIASAEFIVTATEVEALILENTLIKRHQPKYNIDLKDARRYAYIHLSAEPFPRIAIAREVGDDGEYFGPFVSAKERDEVLDVVKRAFGLRSCRRLPKRPCLRRHLGICAAPCTGTMPEEEYAARVGRARAVLRGRGKDLIEEMEAEMAERSERLEFERALELRDEIAAVRHLAERQRMERRTDHDEDIIAYQEQDGNLFLLLFHVEKGTLTGKQEYVFESSDDAVEEFLVQYYGEHAPPKEVVLPAGVGEPVAEYLADRRGGKVRVTVPQRGDKRRLLDLAGKNLDLTFFADRMKVEALREDLRLPDSPNVIECFDISHLAGTAMVGSMVQFRGGRPDKRNYRRFKIRTVEGIDDFAAIAEVVGRRYARLLREEKPMPDLVIVDGGKGQLKAATDAIAALGLRLPIISIAKREEEIYVPGFPYPLPIKNDARSSLFVQEIRDEAHRFAITYNRFLRRKAMRG is encoded by the coding sequence ATGATCGACCTCGCGCTCGTCCCCGAAGAGCCGGGCTGCTATCTGTACCGCGACGCCGACGGGACGGTGATCTATGTCGGCAAGGCAAAGCACCTGAAGCGACGGGTCTCGAGTTATTTCCAGAAGCACGACCACGACGCGAAGACGCAGAAACTCGTCGGGCAGATCGCCTCGGCCGAGTTCATCGTGACCGCGACCGAGGTCGAGGCGCTGATCCTGGAGAACACGCTCATCAAGCGGCACCAGCCGAAGTACAACATCGACCTCAAGGACGCCCGGCGGTACGCCTACATCCATCTCAGTGCGGAACCGTTCCCGCGGATCGCGATCGCCCGGGAGGTCGGGGACGACGGCGAGTACTTCGGGCCCTTCGTCTCGGCGAAAGAGCGAGACGAGGTGCTCGACGTGGTGAAGAGGGCCTTCGGTCTCCGCTCGTGCCGGCGCCTCCCCAAGCGCCCCTGTCTCCGCCGTCACCTCGGCATCTGTGCGGCCCCATGCACCGGGACAATGCCTGAGGAGGAGTACGCCGCACGGGTGGGGCGGGCGCGGGCCGTGCTCCGGGGCCGGGGAAAGGACCTCATCGAGGAGATGGAGGCCGAGATGGCCGAGCGGTCGGAGCGTCTTGAGTTCGAGCGGGCCCTCGAACTCCGCGACGAGATCGCGGCGGTGCGGCACCTGGCCGAGCGGCAGCGGATGGAGCGGCGGACCGACCACGACGAGGACATCATCGCCTACCAGGAGCAGGACGGCAACCTCTTCCTCCTCCTCTTCCATGTCGAGAAGGGCACCCTGACCGGAAAACAGGAGTACGTCTTCGAGTCCTCGGACGACGCCGTCGAGGAGTTCCTGGTACAGTACTACGGCGAGCACGCCCCGCCGAAGGAGGTGGTCCTCCCGGCCGGGGTCGGCGAACCGGTCGCGGAGTATCTTGCCGACCGCCGGGGTGGGAAGGTCCGGGTGACGGTCCCGCAGCGGGGCGACAAGAGACGGCTCCTCGACCTCGCGGGCAAGAACCTGGACCTCACCTTCTTCGCCGACCGGATGAAGGTCGAGGCCCTCAGGGAAGACCTCCGTCTCCCCGACTCCCCGAATGTCATCGAGTGTTTCGACATCTCCCACCTCGCCGGGACGGCGATGGTCGGGTCGATGGTGCAGTTCAGGGGCGGGCGGCCGGACAAACGGAACTACCGACGCTTTAAGATCAGGACGGTCGAGGGGATCGACGACTTCGCGGCGATCGCCGAGGTGGTCGGCCGCCGGTACGCCCGTCTCCTCAGGGAAGAGAAGCCGATGCCTGACCTGGTCATCGTCGACGGCGGGAAGGGGCAGTTGAAGGCGGCGACCGATGCGATCGCCGCCCTCGGCCTCCGCCTCCCGATCATCTCGATCGCAAAGCGCGAGGAGGAGATCTATGTGCCGGGCTTCCCGTACCCCCTCCCGATCAAAAACGACGCCCGCTCGTCCCTCTTCGTCCAGGAGATCAGGGACGAGGCGCACCGCTTTGCGATCACCTACAACCGCTTCCTGCGGAGGAAGGCGATGAGAGGATGA
- the uvrA gene encoding excinuclease ABC subunit UvrA, giving the protein MKHLVIRGAREHNLKDITLSLPRDRLIVLTGVSGSGKSTLAFDTIYAEGQRRYVESLSAYARQFLGLMQKPDVDAIEGLSPAISIEQKTTSKNPRSTVGTVTEIYDHLRLLFARIGVPYCPEHGTRIESRSPEAIADAVAERFAGRQVTVLAPVVRQKKGTYAQLLKDLDAEGYARVRLDGEIVRTDEEHPLERYVKHDIDVVVDRLDPAAERSRLVEAVEAGVAKSDGLVVALGEDGEEETYSAKMACPVCGLSFEELQPRMFSFNSPFGACEECNGLGFRTEFDPDLIIPDPEMSIVDGAVATYRNFLDGYRAQHLGAVAKHFGFSVLTPIKDLTPEQYHALMYGAPDRIHFSVSTRNGDASWSHTGAWEGLLPQAERLFQQTKSEYRRHELQKFMRVLPCPACGGRRLKEKVLAVKVGGKNIIEVTDLPVSRAVEFFESLDLTPKETTIAAQVLKEIRARLSFLQEVGLGYLTLSRSAGTLSGGEAQRIRLATQIGSNLTGVLYVLDEPSIGLHQRDNRRLIETLQKLRDLGNTIVVVEHDEETIRAADHVVDIGPGAGVHGGTVVAEGTPAEVAKNPASLTGRYLSGDLSVPVPSSRRTNGDYITLTGCRAHNLRGIDVAIPLGTLTVVTGVSGSGKSTLIADTLYPALARKISGARTNPGPHDALTLDAPVDKVVVIDQSPIGRTPRSNPATYTKVFDEIRKVFAETKEAKVRGYKPGRFSFNIKGGRCEACQGEGVIKIEMNFLPDVFVECDECKGRRFNAETLEVKYRGKSIADVLAMTVDEATTFFEHVPSIRNKLETLCQVGLGYLTLGQSSTTLSGGEAQRIKLTRELSKRATGQTVYLLDEPTTGLHVHDVKKLVAVLDGLVEKGNTVVVIEHNLDVIKSADHLIDLGPEGGDGGGRVVAVGTPEEVAGVKESYTGHYLAEILP; this is encoded by the coding sequence ATGAAACACCTCGTGATCAGGGGCGCGAGGGAACACAACCTCAAAGACATCACCCTCTCGCTCCCCAGGGACCGTCTCATCGTCCTCACCGGCGTCTCCGGGTCAGGCAAGTCGACCCTTGCCTTCGACACCATCTACGCCGAGGGACAGCGACGGTACGTCGAGTCGCTCTCCGCCTATGCCCGCCAGTTTCTCGGACTGATGCAGAAACCCGACGTCGACGCGATCGAGGGGCTCTCCCCCGCGATCTCCATCGAACAGAAGACCACCTCGAAGAACCCGCGCAGCACCGTCGGCACGGTCACCGAGATCTACGACCACCTCAGACTCCTCTTCGCACGGATCGGGGTGCCGTACTGCCCGGAGCACGGGACTAGGATCGAGTCGCGCTCGCCCGAGGCGATCGCCGACGCCGTCGCCGAGAGATTTGCCGGGCGGCAGGTGACCGTCCTCGCTCCCGTGGTCAGGCAGAAGAAAGGGACGTATGCCCAGCTCCTCAAGGACCTGGACGCCGAAGGCTACGCCCGCGTCCGTCTCGACGGCGAGATCGTCAGGACCGACGAGGAGCATCCGCTGGAGCGCTATGTCAAGCACGACATCGACGTGGTCGTCGACCGCCTCGACCCCGCGGCCGAACGCTCGCGGCTCGTCGAGGCGGTGGAGGCCGGCGTCGCAAAGTCGGACGGCCTGGTCGTCGCCCTCGGCGAGGACGGCGAGGAAGAGACCTACTCGGCAAAGATGGCCTGCCCGGTCTGCGGGCTCTCCTTTGAAGAACTCCAGCCGCGGATGTTCTCCTTCAACTCCCCCTTCGGTGCCTGCGAGGAGTGCAACGGCCTCGGGTTCAGGACCGAGTTCGACCCCGACCTCATCATCCCCGACCCCGAGATGTCCATCGTCGACGGAGCGGTGGCAACCTACCGGAACTTCCTCGACGGCTACCGGGCCCAGCACCTCGGGGCCGTCGCAAAACACTTCGGGTTCTCGGTGCTCACGCCGATCAAAGACCTCACCCCCGAGCAGTACCATGCCCTGATGTACGGTGCGCCGGACAGGATCCACTTCTCGGTGAGCACCAGGAACGGCGACGCCAGCTGGTCGCACACCGGCGCCTGGGAAGGGCTCCTTCCCCAGGCCGAACGCCTCTTCCAGCAGACGAAGTCAGAGTACCGCCGCCACGAACTCCAGAAGTTCATGCGGGTCCTCCCCTGCCCGGCCTGCGGCGGCCGTCGCCTGAAGGAGAAGGTGCTCGCGGTGAAGGTCGGCGGCAAGAACATCATCGAGGTGACCGACCTGCCGGTCAGCCGGGCGGTCGAGTTCTTCGAGAGCCTCGACCTCACCCCAAAGGAGACGACGATCGCCGCCCAGGTGCTCAAGGAGATCAGGGCCAGGCTCTCCTTCCTCCAGGAGGTCGGGCTCGGCTACCTCACGCTCTCCAGGAGCGCCGGCACGCTCTCCGGCGGCGAAGCCCAGCGGATCAGGCTCGCCACCCAGATCGGCTCCAACCTGACCGGAGTGCTGTACGTGCTGGACGAACCCTCCATCGGGCTCCACCAGCGGGACAACCGGCGGCTCATCGAGACCCTCCAGAAACTCCGCGATCTCGGCAACACCATCGTCGTCGTCGAGCACGACGAGGAGACGATCAGGGCGGCCGACCATGTGGTCGACATCGGGCCCGGCGCCGGGGTGCACGGCGGTACGGTGGTCGCCGAAGGGACGCCCGCGGAGGTGGCGAAGAACCCAGCCTCCCTCACCGGGCGCTACCTTTCCGGCGACCTCTCGGTCCCGGTCCCGTCGTCGCGCCGGACCAACGGCGACTACATCACCCTCACCGGGTGCCGGGCGCACAACCTCAGGGGGATCGACGTGGCCATCCCGCTCGGCACCCTCACCGTCGTCACCGGCGTCTCTGGCTCGGGCAAGTCCACGCTCATCGCCGACACCCTGTACCCGGCCCTCGCACGAAAGATCTCGGGCGCCAGGACAAACCCCGGCCCCCACGACGCCCTCACCCTCGACGCTCCCGTCGACAAGGTGGTGGTCATCGACCAGAGCCCGATCGGCCGGACGCCCAGGTCCAACCCGGCGACCTACACCAAGGTCTTCGACGAGATCAGGAAGGTCTTTGCCGAAACAAAAGAGGCGAAGGTGCGGGGTTACAAACCGGGCCGCTTCTCCTTCAACATCAAGGGCGGGCGGTGCGAGGCCTGCCAGGGGGAGGGCGTCATCAAGATCGAGATGAACTTCCTCCCGGACGTCTTCGTGGAGTGCGACGAGTGCAAGGGGCGGCGGTTCAATGCCGAGACCCTTGAGGTGAAATACCGGGGCAAATCCATCGCCGACGTCCTGGCCATGACGGTCGACGAGGCCACGACATTCTTCGAGCACGTCCCCTCGATCAGGAACAAACTCGAAACCCTCTGCCAGGTCGGGCTCGGCTACCTCACCCTGGGCCAGAGCTCGACGACGCTCTCCGGCGGCGAGGCCCAGCGGATCAAACTGACCCGCGAACTCTCGAAGCGGGCGACCGGGCAGACGGTCTATCTCCTGGACGAACCGACGACCGGGCTCCACGTCCACGACGTCAAGAAACTCGTCGCCGTCCTCGACGGCCTGGTCGAGAAAGGGAACACCGTGGTGGTCATCGAGCACAACCTGGACGTGATCAAGTCGGCCGACCATCTCATCGACCTCGGGCCGGAGGGCGGGGACGGCGGCGGCCGGGTGGTCGCCGTCGGCACGCCGGAGGAGGTGGCCGGGGTGAAGGAGAGTTATACCGGGCACTATCTCGCAGAGATCCTGCCATGA